A single region of the Streptomyces sp. NBC_01803 genome encodes:
- a CDS encoding GNAT family N-acetyltransferase: MEISGSARLSVRITAADVGKRVSVRTLTGTGGQSARFTDTIGVLTSWTGGVVSITRRDGRVVRLAESSLVAGKVVPPTPARRRGMPAAGIAELTAVAARSWAAPESERIGDWLARAGGGWTRRANSALPLDEGAPDLDRLTAWYRERGLPAALQLMTGAELLAAELDGRGWTASGHTVVQVAPLAPLADRLPDQRVTVGRALTPEWLNGWPRAAAAPEMARRILTAGPSVWFATATGPDGRPAAVGRCVVDGRWAGYAALRVDPAHRRTGLATAVMAELARTALADGASAACLQVETDKTAARTLYTHLGFADHHHYHYRTEPRSGPAVTDA; the protein is encoded by the coding sequence GTGGAAATCTCCGGGAGCGCGCGCCTATCCGTCCGCATCACGGCCGCTGACGTGGGCAAACGGGTCTCGGTCCGGACACTGACCGGTACGGGTGGCCAATCGGCGCGTTTTACCGACACCATCGGCGTTCTCACATCCTGGACGGGTGGTGTGGTGAGCATCACACGCCGCGACGGGCGCGTCGTCCGGCTCGCGGAGTCGTCGCTGGTGGCCGGCAAGGTCGTACCCCCCACCCCGGCCCGCCGACGCGGCATGCCGGCGGCGGGCATCGCCGAGCTGACCGCGGTCGCGGCGCGGAGCTGGGCCGCGCCCGAGAGCGAGCGGATCGGCGACTGGCTGGCCAGGGCGGGCGGCGGCTGGACGCGGCGGGCCAACTCGGCGCTGCCGCTGGACGAGGGCGCACCGGACCTCGACCGCCTCACCGCCTGGTACCGGGAACGCGGCCTGCCCGCCGCCCTCCAGCTCATGACCGGCGCCGAGCTGCTCGCCGCCGAGCTCGACGGGCGGGGCTGGACCGCGTCCGGCCACACGGTCGTCCAAGTGGCGCCGCTCGCGCCGCTGGCCGATCGCCTACCCGATCAACGGGTGACCGTCGGCCGCGCGTTGACCCCGGAGTGGCTGAACGGCTGGCCCCGGGCCGCGGCGGCCCCCGAGATGGCGCGCCGGATCCTGACCGCCGGTCCCTCGGTGTGGTTCGCCACGGCCACCGGCCCCGACGGCCGCCCGGCGGCGGTCGGCCGCTGCGTGGTGGACGGCCGCTGGGCCGGCTACGCGGCGCTGCGGGTGGACCCGGCCCACCGCCGCACGGGCCTCGCCACGGCGGTGATGGCCGAACTGGCCCGCACGGCGCTGGCGGACGGCGCCAGCGCCGCCTGTCTCCAGGTGGAAACGGACAAAACGGCTGCCCGCACCCTCTACACCCACCTGGGCTTCGCGGACCACCACCACTACCACTACCGGACCGAGCCCCGCTCGGGCCCGGCGGTCACGGACGCTTGA
- the fdxA gene encoding ferredoxin — translation MTYVIAEPCVDLKDKACIEECPVDCIYEGQRSLYIHPDECVDCGACEPVCPVEAIFYEDDTPEEWKDYYKANVEFFDELGSPGGASKLGLIERDHPLIAALPPQEHDE, via the coding sequence GTGACCTACGTCATCGCGGAGCCTTGTGTCGACCTGAAGGACAAGGCATGCATCGAGGAGTGCCCTGTCGACTGCATCTATGAGGGACAGCGCTCCTTGTACATCCACCCCGACGAGTGCGTGGACTGCGGCGCGTGCGAGCCCGTCTGCCCCGTCGAGGCCATCTTCTACGAGGACGACACCCCGGAGGAGTGGAAGGACTATTACAAGGCGAATGTCGAGTTCTTCGACGAGCTGGGCTCGCCCGGCGGCGCGAGCAAGCTCGGCCTGATCGAGCGTGACCACCCGCTGATCGCCGCGCTGCCCCCGCAGGAGCACGACGAGTGA
- the dapC gene encoding succinyldiaminopimelate transaminase: MPSVSARLPVFPWDRLEPYKTTAAAHPDGIVDLSVGTPVDPVPELIQKALAAASDSPGYPTVWGTPPLRDAIIGWCERRTGARGLGHGNVLPVIGSKELVASLPAQLGLGAGDRVAFPEPAYPTYEVGARLAGAEPVPYRGAPLELDPAGLRLLWLNSPANPSGRVIPLEELRAVVAWARTHGVLVVSDECYLELGWTAEPVSVLRPEVCGGSTEGVVAVHSLSKRSNLAGYRAAFLAGDAAVLGELLGVRKHAGMMLPTPVQAAMIAALGDDGHVREQRARYAARRAALRDALVGRGFRIEHSEASLYLWATRDEPCWETVAALSELGILVAPGDFYGPVGDRFVRVAFTATDERVAEAVRRLA; encoded by the coding sequence GTGCCGTCTGTCTCCGCCCGCCTGCCGGTCTTTCCCTGGGACCGGCTGGAGCCCTACAAGACCACCGCCGCCGCGCACCCCGACGGAATCGTCGACCTGTCCGTCGGCACCCCGGTCGACCCGGTGCCCGAGCTGATCCAGAAGGCCCTGGCCGCCGCGTCCGACAGCCCCGGCTATCCGACGGTGTGGGGCACCCCGCCGCTGCGGGACGCGATCATCGGCTGGTGCGAGCGCCGGACCGGCGCTCGCGGCCTCGGGCACGGCAACGTGCTGCCGGTGATCGGCTCCAAGGAGCTGGTGGCCTCGCTGCCCGCGCAGCTCGGCCTCGGCGCGGGCGACCGCGTGGCCTTCCCCGAGCCGGCCTATCCGACGTACGAGGTCGGCGCGCGGCTGGCGGGCGCCGAGCCGGTGCCCTACCGGGGGGCGCCGCTGGAGCTGGACCCGGCCGGGCTGCGGCTGCTGTGGCTGAACTCCCCGGCGAACCCCAGCGGTCGGGTCATTCCGCTGGAGGAGTTGCGCGCCGTCGTGGCCTGGGCGCGGACGCACGGGGTGCTGGTCGTCAGCGACGAGTGCTATCTGGAGCTGGGCTGGACGGCCGAGCCCGTCTCGGTGCTGCGTCCTGAGGTGTGCGGCGGGAGCACGGAGGGCGTCGTGGCCGTGCACTCGCTCTCGAAGCGGTCCAACCTCGCCGGGTACCGGGCGGCGTTCCTGGCCGGTGACGCGGCGGTCCTGGGCGAGCTGCTGGGCGTCCGCAAGCACGCGGGGATGATGCTGCCCACGCCGGTGCAGGCCGCCATGATCGCGGCGCTCGGGGACGACGGGCATGTGCGGGAGCAGCGCGCGCGGTACGCGGCGCGGCGCGCGGCGCTGCGGGACGCGCTGGTGGGGCGCGGGTTCCGGATCGAGCACAGCGAGGCGTCGCTGTATCTGTGGGCGACGCGGGACGAGCCGTGCTGGGAGACGGTGGCCGCGCTGAGCGAGCTGGGCATCCTCGTCGCGCCGGGGGACTTCTACGGTCCGGTCGGGGACCGGTTCGTGCGGGTGGCGTTCACCGCGACCGACGAGCGGGTGGCCGAGGCGGTGCGCCGCCTGGCGTGA
- a CDS encoding ATP-binding protein: MSDSLKRHLAKAALLLAAGAAPVVATAGHAGAAEQPQSTGLSGLTSLDNEGLGETLDSATTTTTNLAEEVGGDDAVKTAMPIVAPLAHQAVSETGRTTSSLAEDLTHILAERGADPENLDALVPNLADQKLNEFSLL; encoded by the coding sequence ATGTCCGACTCCCTGAAGCGCCATCTGGCCAAGGCCGCGCTGCTGCTCGCGGCGGGCGCGGCCCCCGTCGTCGCCACGGCCGGCCACGCGGGCGCGGCGGAGCAGCCGCAGTCCACGGGCCTGAGCGGGCTCACCTCGTTGGACAACGAAGGACTCGGCGAGACGCTGGACAGCGCGACGACGACCACCACCAACCTCGCCGAGGAGGTCGGCGGCGACGACGCCGTCAAGACCGCCATGCCGATCGTCGCGCCCCTGGCCCACCAGGCCGTCTCGGAGACCGGTCGGACCACCAGCTCGCTGGCCGAGGACCTCACCCACATCCTCGCCGAGCGGGGCGCCGACCCCGAGAACCTCGACGCGCTCGTGCCCAACCTCGCGGACCAGAAGCTCAACGAGTTCAGCCTGCTCTGA
- the dapE gene encoding succinyl-diaminopimelate desuccinylase, protein MLDLDLDLGLDAAALTARLVDIPSVSGSEKPLADAVETALRDLPWLRVDRHGNNVVARTDLGRDERVILAGHIDTVPIADNVPSRLDADGVLWGCGTSDMKSGVAVQLRVAATVPRPNRDLTFVFYDNEEVEAARNGLGHLAAAHPDWLAGDFAVLLEPSDGQVEGGCQGTLRVLLRMAGQRAHSARGWTGSNAIHAAAPVLARLAAYEARRPVIDGLEYREGLNAVRVEAGVAGNVIPDECVVTVNYRYAPDRGEDEAVAHVREVFADCGVAEFTVDDHSPGALPGLSHPAARAFIEAVGGEPRPKYGWTDVSRFSALGVPAVNYGPGDPNLAHKRDERVATGTVLRCEERLRAWLSAPPAG, encoded by the coding sequence GTGCTCGACCTCGACCTCGACCTCGGCCTCGACGCCGCCGCGCTGACCGCGCGGCTCGTCGACATCCCCTCCGTCAGCGGCTCGGAGAAGCCGCTCGCCGACGCCGTCGAGACCGCGCTGCGCGACCTCCCGTGGCTGCGCGTCGACCGGCACGGCAACAACGTGGTGGCCCGCACCGACCTCGGCCGCGACGAACGGGTGATCCTCGCCGGGCACATCGACACCGTGCCGATCGCGGACAACGTGCCCTCCCGCCTCGACGCGGACGGCGTGCTGTGGGGCTGCGGGACCAGCGACATGAAGTCCGGGGTGGCCGTCCAGCTCCGCGTCGCCGCTACCGTTCCCCGCCCCAACCGCGATCTGACCTTCGTCTTCTACGACAACGAGGAGGTCGAGGCCGCGCGCAACGGGCTCGGCCACCTCGCCGCCGCCCATCCCGACTGGCTGGCCGGGGACTTCGCCGTCCTCCTCGAACCCTCCGACGGCCAGGTGGAGGGCGGCTGCCAGGGCACGCTGCGCGTGCTGCTGCGCATGGCCGGCCAGCGGGCGCACTCCGCGCGCGGCTGGACCGGCTCCAACGCCATCCACGCGGCGGCCCCCGTGCTCGCCCGGCTGGCCGCCTACGAGGCGCGCCGCCCGGTCATCGACGGGCTGGAGTACCGCGAGGGGCTCAACGCCGTGCGTGTCGAGGCCGGCGTGGCGGGGAACGTCATCCCCGACGAGTGCGTCGTCACCGTCAACTACCGCTACGCGCCCGACCGCGGCGAGGACGAGGCCGTGGCTCACGTCCGGGAGGTCTTCGCGGACTGCGGCGTGGCCGAGTTCACCGTGGACGACCACTCGCCGGGTGCCCTGCCCGGGCTGTCGCACCCGGCCGCCCGCGCGTTCATCGAGGCGGTCGGCGGCGAGCCGCGCCCCAAGTACGGCTGGACCGACGTCTCCCGCTTCAGCGCCCTGGGCGTCCCCGCGGTCAACTACGGCCCGGGCGACCCGAATCTCGCCCACAAGCGGGACGAGCGGGTGGCGACCGGGACCGTCCTGCGCTGCGAGGAGCGGCTGCGCGCCTGGCTGAGCGCTCCCCCGGCCGGGTGA
- a CDS encoding TIGR00730 family Rossman fold protein, with protein MSDGTPESGERREQRLGPVLRRRGQMTPGQADQRLLDTRGPSEWVHADPWRVLRIQSEFVEGFGALAELGPAVSVFGSARTAPGSPEYELGIRIGRGLTEAGFAVITGGGPGAMEAANRGASEAGGVSVGLGIELPFEQGLNEFVDIGVNFRYFFVRKTMFVKYAQGFLVLPGGLGTLDELFEALTLVQTRKVTRFPIVLVGTEYWGGLAAWLRDTVIAQGKASAHDDGLFRVTDDVDEAIELVTKP; from the coding sequence ATGAGCGACGGGACCCCCGAGTCCGGTGAGCGACGCGAACAGCGCCTGGGCCCGGTGCTGCGTCGGCGCGGCCAGATGACGCCGGGCCAGGCCGATCAGCGGCTGCTCGACACCAGGGGACCGTCGGAATGGGTGCACGCCGATCCGTGGCGGGTGCTGCGGATCCAGTCGGAGTTCGTCGAGGGCTTCGGCGCGCTGGCCGAACTGGGCCCGGCCGTAAGCGTCTTCGGCTCGGCGCGCACCGCGCCCGGCTCGCCCGAGTACGAGTTGGGCATCCGCATCGGGCGGGGCCTGACCGAGGCGGGCTTCGCGGTGATCACGGGCGGCGGCCCCGGCGCGATGGAGGCGGCGAACCGGGGCGCGAGCGAGGCGGGCGGCGTCTCGGTCGGCCTCGGCATCGAGCTGCCCTTCGAGCAGGGGCTGAACGAGTTCGTCGACATCGGCGTGAACTTCCGGTATTTCTTCGTGCGCAAGACCATGTTCGTGAAGTACGCGCAGGGATTCCTGGTGCTGCCCGGCGGCCTCGGCACGCTGGACGAGCTGTTCGAGGCGTTGACGCTGGTGCAGACGCGCAAGGTCACCCGGTTCCCGATCGTGCTGGTCGGCACGGAGTACTGGGGTGGGCTGGCGGCCTGGCTGCGCGACACGGTGATCGCCCAGGGCAAGGCGTCGGCGCACGACGACGGCCTGTTCCGTGTCACCGACGACGTGGACGAGGCGATCGAGCTGGTCACCAAGCCGTAG
- the folP gene encoding dihydropteroate synthase produces the protein MLRLGTREFAADEPVIMAIVNRTPDSFYDRGATFDDGPALARVERAVAEGAAIIDIGGVKAGPGAEVDVAEEIRRTAGFVAEVRRRHPSVVISVDTWRHEVAEAVCAEGADLLNDAWGGVDPLLAEVAARHRVGLVCTHAGGARPRTRPHRVTYEDVMADILRVTVGLAERAVALGVRRDAVLIDPGHDFGKNTRHSLEATRRLGEMTATGWPVLVSLSNKDFVGETLDLPVKERLIGTLATTAVSAWLGARVYRVHEVAETRQVLEMVASIAGRRPPATTRRGLA, from the coding sequence ATGCTGCGCCTTGGCACACGAGAGTTCGCGGCGGACGAGCCGGTGATCATGGCCATCGTGAACCGCACTCCCGACTCCTTCTACGACCGGGGCGCCACGTTCGACGACGGCCCGGCCCTGGCCCGGGTGGAGCGGGCGGTGGCCGAGGGCGCCGCGATCATCGATATCGGCGGCGTCAAGGCGGGCCCGGGCGCCGAGGTGGACGTGGCGGAGGAGATCCGGCGCACGGCCGGCTTCGTCGCCGAGGTGCGCCGCCGCCACCCGTCCGTGGTGATCAGCGTGGACACCTGGCGGCACGAGGTGGCCGAGGCCGTCTGCGCCGAGGGCGCGGATCTGCTCAACGACGCCTGGGGCGGGGTCGATCCGCTGCTGGCCGAGGTGGCGGCCCGGCACCGCGTCGGCCTGGTCTGCACCCACGCGGGCGGGGCCCGGCCCCGCACCAGGCCGCACCGGGTGACGTACGAGGACGTGATGGCGGACATCCTGCGGGTCACCGTGGGCCTGGCCGAGCGGGCGGTGGCGCTCGGGGTGCGCCGCGACGCCGTGCTGATCGACCCGGGCCACGACTTCGGGAAGAACACCCGGCACTCGCTGGAGGCGACGCGGCGGCTCGGCGAGATGACCGCGACCGGCTGGCCGGTGCTGGTGTCGCTGTCGAACAAGGACTTCGTCGGCGAGACGCTGGATCTGCCGGTCAAGGAGCGCCTGATCGGCACGCTGGCGACCACCGCCGTCTCCGCCTGGCTCGGCGCCCGGGTCTACCGGGTGCACGAGGTGGCCGAGACGCGGCAGGTGCTGGAGATGGTCGCCTCGATCGCGGGCCGGCGCCCGCCGGCCACGACCCGCCGCGGTCTGGCCTGA
- a CDS encoding DivIVA domain-containing protein: MFWFLMAAMVVVIAAVTLAVLGSGDGSGGSATGGLADAEPDRLADPLPVDRPVGPADVVKVRLPVAPRGYRMAEVDDVLDRLAAELAERDARITELETALAGAQAMAPAQKEAPPSEQE, from the coding sequence GTGTTCTGGTTTCTGATGGCCGCGATGGTCGTCGTGATCGCGGCGGTCACGTTGGCGGTGCTCGGCAGCGGTGACGGCTCCGGCGGGTCGGCGACCGGCGGGCTCGCGGACGCCGAGCCGGACCGGCTGGCCGATCCGCTGCCCGTGGACCGGCCGGTCGGCCCGGCGGACGTGGTGAAGGTGCGGCTGCCGGTGGCCCCGCGCGGCTACCGGATGGCGGAGGTGGACGACGTGCTGGACCGGCTCGCCGCCGAGCTGGCCGAGCGGGACGCGCGGATCACCGAGCTGGAGACGGCGCTGGCGGGCGCCCAGGCGATGGCGCCCGCGCAGAAGGAGGCGCCGCCGTCCGAGCAGGAGTGA
- a CDS encoding enoyl-CoA hydratase/isomerase family protein codes for MADTVLYEVTDRLATVTLNRPEAMNALNVAMKEALRDSLRRAASDSGVRAVLLTGNGRAFCVGQDLKEHIGALDEEGDPLRTVGLHYNPIVDAITGMRKPVVAAVNGVAAGAGFGFALAADYRVVAESASFSTAFAGIALTADSGLSWTLPRAIGPGRAADLLLFPRKVAAAEAERLGIAQRVVPDTELPGAAREVALRLAQGPTLAYAAIKESLAFAAGHPLAETLEVEARLQSQVGASADHRAAVAAFVRKERPTFRGE; via the coding sequence ATGGCCGACACCGTGCTCTACGAAGTGACCGACCGTCTCGCGACTGTCACGCTCAATCGCCCGGAGGCGATGAACGCCCTCAATGTCGCGATGAAGGAAGCACTGCGGGACTCCTTGCGGCGCGCGGCGTCGGATTCCGGGGTGCGGGCCGTTCTGCTGACGGGCAACGGCCGCGCGTTCTGCGTCGGCCAGGATCTCAAAGAACACATCGGGGCGCTCGACGAAGAAGGCGATCCGCTGCGGACCGTGGGTCTCCACTACAACCCGATCGTGGACGCGATCACCGGAATGCGGAAACCCGTCGTGGCGGCGGTGAACGGAGTGGCCGCGGGGGCCGGATTCGGCTTCGCGCTGGCCGCCGACTACCGCGTGGTGGCCGAGAGCGCCTCATTCAGCACCGCCTTCGCGGGAATCGCGCTGACGGCGGACTCGGGCCTTTCCTGGACGCTGCCGCGCGCCATCGGCCCGGGGCGGGCGGCGGATCTGCTGCTGTTCCCCAGGAAGGTGGCCGCGGCCGAGGCCGAGCGGCTGGGCATCGCGCAGCGCGTGGTCCCGGACACGGAGCTGCCGGGGGCGGCCCGGGAGGTCGCGCTGCGGCTGGCCCAGGGGCCGACGCTGGCCTACGCCGCGATCAAGGAGTCGCTGGCGTTCGCCGCCGGTCACCCCCTGGCCGAGACGCTGGAGGTGGAGGCCAGGCTGCAGAGCCAGGTCGGCGCGTCGGCCGACCACCGGGCCGCCGTCGCCGCGTTCGTGCGCAAGGAACGGCCCACGTTCCGGGGCGAGTGA
- a CDS encoding DUF3117 domain-containing protein — protein MAAMKPRTGDGPLEVTKEGRGIIMRVPLEGGGRLVVELTPDEAVALDEELKKVTG, from the coding sequence ATGGCGGCCATGAAGCCGCGGACGGGCGATGGTCCGCTTGAGGTGACCAAGGAGGGGCGGGGCATCATCATGCGCGTTCCGCTCGAGGGCGGTGGCCGACTCGTCGTCGAGCTGACCCCGGACGAGGCGGTCGCGCTCGATGAGGAACTCAAGAAGGTGACCGGCTGA
- a CDS encoding O-methyltransferase, with product MKDGGQERAITGNRLTSWAFAEAYGAPDAETPMGAALRWARDRSREAGVRPVSPGTGDTLRLLATASGARAVVEIGTGTGVSGLYLQAGMRPDSVLTTVDTEPERQHFARQAFRMAGFAANRARFIPGHALDVLPRLTDGGYDLVFCDGDRLEYLECLAESLRLLRPGGLLCFAGVFANGRTVDSAAQPTEVRKLRELLRTVRETKDLVPALLPVGDGLLCAARA from the coding sequence GTGAAAGACGGGGGACAGGAGAGGGCCATTACCGGCAACCGGCTGACGAGCTGGGCGTTCGCCGAGGCGTACGGTGCGCCGGACGCCGAGACCCCCATGGGGGCGGCGCTGCGCTGGGCCCGTGACCGGTCGCGGGAGGCCGGGGTCCGCCCGGTCTCGCCGGGCACCGGGGACACCCTGCGGCTGCTGGCCACCGCCTCGGGCGCCCGGGCGGTTGTCGAGATCGGCACCGGCACCGGCGTGTCCGGGCTCTATCTCCAGGCAGGCATGCGGCCGGACTCGGTCCTCACCACGGTGGACACGGAGCCGGAGCGGCAGCACTTCGCCCGGCAGGCGTTCCGCATGGCGGGCTTCGCCGCCAACCGCGCCCGCTTCATCCCCGGCCACGCCCTCGACGTCCTGCCCCGGCTCACGGACGGCGGCTACGACCTGGTGTTCTGCGACGGCGACCGCCTGGAGTACCTGGAGTGCCTCGCAGAATCGTTGCGGCTCCTGCGGCCCGGTGGGCTGCTCTGCTTCGCGGGGGTCTTCGCCAACGGGCGCACCGTCGACTCGGCGGCCCAGCCCACCGAGGTGCGCAAGCTGCGCGAGCTGCTGCGCACGGTCCGGGAGACCAAGGACCTCGTGCCGGCACTGCTGCCGGTCGGCGACGGTCTGCTGTGCGCGGCGCGGGCCTGA
- the sigE gene encoding RNA polymerase sigma factor SigE — translation MVGTPLDTTRADRGGAATSTGRGMLKRLLRSSGGPNSVTEIADADRAQATTDAADGTTTAVATFNEGADGTTWAPPSWEEIVSTHSARVYRLAYRLTGNQHDAEDLTQEVFVRVFRSLSTYTPGTFEGWLHRITTNLFLDSVRRKQRIRFDALGEDAADRLPSREPTPQQYFNDTHFDADVQQALDTLAPDFRAAVVLCDIEGLSYEEIATTLGVKLGTVRSRIHRGRSHLRKALRHRSPRVRAERADAVLAAVPAAPCAGEGGAA, via the coding sequence ATGGTAGGGACTCCACTGGACACCACCAGAGCCGATAGGGGAGGTGCGGCCACGTCCACTGGCCGGGGGATGCTGAAACGCCTCCTGAGGTCTTCCGGCGGGCCGAATTCCGTGACCGAGATCGCTGACGCCGACCGCGCGCAGGCCACTACCGATGCGGCTGACGGCACCACCACCGCCGTCGCCACGTTCAACGAGGGCGCCGACGGCACGACGTGGGCCCCGCCGTCCTGGGAAGAGATCGTCAGCACACACAGTGCCCGGGTCTACCGGCTGGCGTACCGGCTCACGGGGAATCAGCACGACGCCGAGGACCTGACGCAGGAAGTCTTCGTCCGGGTCTTCCGCTCGCTGTCCACCTACACCCCCGGTACGTTCGAGGGCTGGCTGCACCGCATCACGACGAACCTGTTCCTGGACTCCGTGCGGCGCAAGCAGCGCATCCGCTTCGACGCCCTGGGCGAGGACGCGGCCGACCGGCTGCCGAGTCGCGAGCCCACCCCCCAGCAGTACTTCAACGACACGCACTTCGACGCCGACGTGCAGCAGGCACTGGACACGCTGGCGCCGGACTTCCGGGCCGCCGTGGTCCTCTGCGACATCGAGGGCCTGAGCTATGAGGAGATCGCCACCACGCTCGGCGTGAAGCTCGGCACCGTCCGCAGCCGGATCCACCGCGGCCGCTCGCACCTGCGCAAGGCCCTGCGCCACCGCTCCCCGCGCGTGCGCGCCGAGCGGGCCGACGCCGTTCTCGCCGCGGTGCCCGCCGCGCCGTGTGCCGGGGAAGGCGGGGCGGCGTGA
- a CDS encoding anti-sigma factor family protein, which produces MTSAAETGPADHHLGESLAALVDGELSHDSRDRVLAHLATCPSCKAEADAQRELKSVFAASSLPTPSDGLLARLQGLPSAADDASSAEPPEPTGRTSPAGSPADRSSTLSLGLLPGGRQRESLLAPPPLGTARGFRIHEPGVPRAHRGHRLAFAAAGAVSLAAFAIGGAMTTAGPGGGTVTAGSSTASSVAGSGATPVSGARTVVGRSDEESRLPAVLTTAQAAGLAVLSAPAGPVMPSGQLFPLFRASLALGSVSAPGSAATPGPSLFGAVSPR; this is translated from the coding sequence GTGACCAGTGCCGCTGAGACCGGCCCGGCCGACCACCACCTCGGGGAGAGTCTGGCCGCGCTCGTCGACGGTGAGTTGTCCCATGACAGCCGCGACCGCGTGCTGGCGCACCTCGCGACCTGTCCGAGCTGCAAGGCCGAGGCGGACGCGCAGCGGGAGCTGAAGAGCGTCTTCGCGGCCAGCTCGCTGCCCACCCCCTCTGACGGATTGCTCGCCAGATTGCAGGGGCTGCCGTCCGCCGCCGACGACGCCTCGTCCGCCGAGCCCCCGGAGCCCACCGGCCGCACCAGCCCGGCCGGATCGCCGGCCGACCGGTCCTCGACGTTAAGCCTGGGGCTGCTGCCAGGCGGCAGGCAGCGCGAGTCGCTGCTCGCTCCGCCCCCCCTCGGGACCGCGCGCGGCTTCCGCATACACGAGCCGGGGGTCCCGCGAGCGCACCGAGGCCACCGGCTCGCCTTCGCCGCCGCGGGCGCGGTCTCCCTCGCGGCGTTCGCCATCGGCGGCGCCATGACCACCGCCGGTCCAGGCGGCGGCACGGTCACCGCCGGTTCCTCCACGGCCAGCAGCGTCGCGGGCAGCGGCGCGACGCCGGTGAGCGGGGCCCGCACGGTGGTCGGCCGTTCCGACGAGGAGTCGCGGCTGCCCGCGGTGCTGACCACGGCCCAGGCGGCCGGGCTGGCCGTCCTGAGCGCGCCCGCCGGGCCGGTCATGCCGAGCGGACAGCTGTTCCCGCTCTTCCGGGCCAGCCTCGCTCTGGGCTCCGTCTCCGCGCCGGGGTCGGCCGCCACGCCGGGACCGAGCCTTTTCGGAGCCGTGAGCCCCCGCTGA